In a single window of the Aridibaculum aurantiacum genome:
- a CDS encoding NAD-dependent succinate-semialdehyde dehydrogenase, which produces MNLDKLKTHAYVNGQWTSAASGKTFQVFNPATSEVIASVPDMDREDVRKAIDAADAAWHHYRDLTAKERAAIMRRWFNLMIEHKEQLAYIMTIESGKVMSESQGEVVYGASFIEWFAEEAKRTYGDVIPPHANDKRLVVIKQSIGVVAAITPWNFPLAMITRKVGPALAAGCPVVIKPPSETPLTALYISQLAEEAGFPAGVYNTITSSQSSETGKELCENPKVRKLSFTGSTSVGKILMSQCSSTLKKLSLELGGNAPFIVFDDADLDEAVKGALVSKYRHNGQTCVCVNRLLVQDKVYDEFVEKFTSAVQALKTGNVLATDVQVGPLINEKGLKKVQEHIDDAVAKGAHITTGGKKLEGLFFQPTVLSNATTEMIIAHEEVFGPVAPIFRFHTEQDAIQMANNTEYGLAAYFYSKDVSRCWRVAEALEYGMVGINEGLISTEVAPFGGIKESGFGREGSKYGMDYFMEMKYMCFGGIR; this is translated from the coding sequence ATGAACCTTGATAAACTAAAGACACATGCTTATGTGAATGGCCAATGGACAAGCGCAGCCAGTGGCAAAACTTTCCAGGTGTTCAATCCCGCCACATCCGAAGTCATTGCATCTGTTCCAGATATGGATCGCGAAGACGTACGCAAAGCCATTGATGCTGCCGATGCTGCCTGGCACCATTACCGCGACCTTACAGCCAAAGAACGTGCAGCCATCATGCGCCGCTGGTTCAACCTGATGATAGAGCATAAAGAACAACTGGCTTACATCATGACCATTGAAAGTGGCAAAGTAATGAGTGAGAGCCAAGGTGAAGTTGTTTATGGTGCTTCATTCATTGAATGGTTTGCCGAAGAAGCAAAACGCACCTATGGTGATGTCATTCCTCCACATGCCAACGACAAACGGCTGGTGGTTATTAAACAATCAATTGGTGTGGTGGCAGCCATTACGCCATGGAACTTTCCACTGGCCATGATCACACGTAAAGTGGGTCCTGCCTTGGCTGCAGGTTGTCCTGTTGTTATTAAACCACCTTCCGAAACACCACTTACTGCACTATACATTTCTCAACTAGCCGAAGAAGCTGGTTTTCCTGCAGGCGTGTACAATACTATTACCTCATCGCAAAGCAGCGAAACAGGAAAGGAACTTTGTGAAAATCCTAAGGTGAGAAAATTATCCTTCACCGGCTCTACATCTGTAGGTAAAATACTCATGAGCCAATGTTCCTCAACACTCAAGAAACTGTCGCTTGAGCTGGGAGGCAATGCACCCTTTATTGTGTTTGACGATGCAGATTTAGATGAGGCTGTTAAGGGTGCACTCGTGTCGAAGTACAGGCACAACGGCCAAACCTGCGTATGCGTAAACCGCCTGCTGGTGCAGGATAAGGTTTATGATGAATTTGTAGAAAAATTCACCAGCGCAGTGCAGGCACTTAAGACAGGCAATGTGCTGGCTACCGATGTACAGGTAGGTCCGCTGATCAACGAAAAGGGATTGAAGAAAGTACAAGAACACATTGATGATGCAGTAGCTAAAGGTGCCCACATAACTACCGGTGGAAAAAAATTGGAAGGTTTGTTCTTTCAACCCACTGTCTTATCAAATGCTACAACAGAAATGATCATAGCACATGAAGAAGTGTTTGGTCCTGTTGCACCCATTTTCCGCTTCCATACTGAACAGGATGCGATACAGATGGCTAACAATACAGAATATGGACTGGCTGCATATTTCTACAGCAAAGACGTGAGCCGTTGCTGGCGTGTAGCCGAAGCTTTGGAATATGGCATGGTCGGCATCAACGAAGGATTGATATCAACAGAGGTTGCTCCATTCGGTGGCATCAAAGAAAGCGGCTTTGGCCGTGAAGGCTCGAAATATGGAATGGATTATTTTATGGAGATGAAATACATGTGCTTTGGCGGCATCAGGTAA